CCGGTCTGTGCTATGGTTGCGCTGGAGCGCACGACAGGAAATGACGAGCCGCAATCAGAAGGGCAGACAACCGGTCACGCCCAAAGGCAAGTCCTGCCGGGAAAAGTTACTGGCAGTTGCTAAGGAAGTATTCGAAGAGAGAAATTACCACGAGGCCTCTGTCGTTGAGATCTGCCGGCGCGCGCAGGTGGCCAACGGGACGTTCTATCAGTATTTCAGCAACAAAGAGGCTGTTCTCCTAGAGCTGGCTGCCCGACTCAGTAAGCAGTTGGAGTCGCAGCTTCGAGCGGCCTTGCATGCCGATGGTGAT
The Blastocatellia bacterium DNA segment above includes these coding regions:
- a CDS encoding TetR/AcrR family transcriptional regulator; the encoded protein is MTSRNQKGRQPVTPKGKSCREKLLAVAKEVFEERNYHEASVVEICRRAQVANGTFYQYFSNKEAVLLELAARLSKQLESQLRAALHADGD